Within the Osmerus eperlanus chromosome 10, fOsmEpe2.1, whole genome shotgun sequence genome, the region CTATAATACaaagcagacatacaaaacatagAACATACCATCACTACAAAGGCATTAAAGCAAAATGTGGCAGGTTCACCATAGGAAAATGTGTTTATCTGTCAATCAATACCATGtattatatatgtatgtatatttagAATAACATGACACTGGATCTTTCCAAAACATTGACAAATGCTGATTACTACATGTAGAAAAATGTCCAGGTCACAATGGGCACTGACAGAACTATTTAGTGGTGCAGGGCAAAGATTAATGTCACCCACTGTGTAATTGACTAGGAACAACATTGGCAACCACTTATATAGGTTAATGTTCTTCTACAGTCTGTTAGGTCAGCAATCAGGTCACCAATTTGAAATAGAATTGACAAATGCAGATGTGATTGACAGATGAAATATGTGCTTAGCATCAAACTGACCTCATTTACAGGGATTTTGGCACTCTGTGAGATCTCATGAAAGGTCAGCTGTCTGTGGTTAGCTGGGCGGGTGAAAGTCATCTACAagtaaggagagaagggggaacaTTATTTTGAGATACCAAAGTATTAAACATTCACTATGAAGAAAAATCACCTTGTTAGGATTACCCACCTCCATCACACAAAGGAGCTGAATCTTCTGCATCAGCTTAGCCTCATGTGTTGCCAGGTCAGGCTGCAACAAGACACATTCATTGAGTTCTGTTTTTGATAAGGCTGCATGCATCCATTGTACCTTtcattttatataaatattcatAAAAAGAAAACTACAAAAGAAAAGCTACAGAGCATGCCTTGTCTTTTCCAAATACAATAGAATGCCCAAATGCATATTTTACCACACTGTCACTAACCTGCTGGCCCCAGGCAGACTTGAAGGTCTGGAATTTCTCCACATTGCCCCCATTGAAGGCATACAGTGTGTCAATAAGCCATTGCTTGTCTGTGCTTCTTAAAGACTCAAGCACTGGATGCATGAGCTACATAAGCAATCATAGCCATTTGTGGAATAAAGGTAAACAATAAGAACATGaatataaatgtattatttatgtTAGTTGCAACAATTTGTAACCGTGAAGAATTGTGCACGCCCCAACACACAGGCAATGTTTATTTACCAGCTCCCCGAAGTTGTAAACTCCTTCCCCCAAGAGTCCAGCCAAGCCCAATGTGAAAGCCCTTTCCTGCTTCTCTGTCTCTATAAGATGGGAATCAATTATCAATCCTAAAAACTATGACATAACTAATAACCGCaaaacagagtagagtacaATAGTCAGCACTACAGGAATATTCAGAAGACTATTAAAGTCATTGTCAGTGTGATTCCCTGTGGGCTGGTTTTAGCAGCCTCTCACAGTACCTGCCAAGTCTTTGATGTCCACACAGCCCAAGTAGCGCAGAGCATCCTTGTAGTAGTTGGCGTGGTTCCCAACGATGCGATAGTATTTGCTGGACAGGTCATAGAAGCGTCCATGGACTGACGTTACCCCAGGCAAATTGTTTAACATCTCATCAACTTCCTCAATGATTTTCTGTCGGGAGGAAGTTTTAAGTCATGGAGGTTTATCAGCTTTGCAGACATCAGTCCTTTGAAAGTGTCTAGTTAATAGTATCCAATGCAATGTACACATATGTCTCAGTCTTACCTTTGTTGCTGGAAGGTCACTGATCTCTAGCTTTAGAGTGCCAATAGACGTCTTACACAGAATGACTGCTTCATCACTGCTTTTCACCTGTAATATAATAGTTGAGTGTATATCAGAATATTGTAAACACACTGTCTTATTTCTTAAAAGATCTTAAAATCTTATTAAAATATTGACAAATTCTGGCTTACTTTTTCCTTGGTTTTCTCAAGGAAGGTGATGGCTTCTTTTGGATCTGAAAATGTAATTAATTACACAGAATGCTGAATTGTACTGTAAAATATTACTCACAATAATTTAAAAGTGAAAAACTCATGGCATCAGAGTATAAAGTATATGAGCAGAGCAGACTACAAATAAGGACCAAGCATTTACCTGTCATACGTCTAGTAACATATAGGATAATCTCCACTAGGGACAATGGGTTGATTCTGGTAGAAAGAAGTCAGGTGGTTGGGATAAATGAATGCAGCAAAACAGTGATTCATGCAAGAAAAATAAGCTTTTAATAGTTAATAGACATCCTTACCTGTGTTCAAAGTCACTGAGAAAATTTTCGTAAAGCTGCAAAATTACAATGAAACGTTAACTAGTGATGTAGTTATAGCAAGACAGATTAACTTGTCAATAAATACTGTACCTGTATGAGGCCTTACTGTACCTGTATGAGGCCATCCCCTGTGGCAAAGCAAGGATCCTTTACAAAGTCTGTCATCTTCAGTGTCAACTGATGCCACAGCCTACCGGGAGGTAAGACCAAAACAGAGTGTGAGCCCCATTAGCTCATCACATATATCAATACAAAAGTAAGTTAACAGGATTACTTTTTAAATCATGTGTCCACAGCATTCTGCGCGACTAAATTCGCATCTGACTGCTACTACCCCATAGAACTAGCTGAATACATACATAGCTTTGAAAGTGGGAAGCTAACATTTATTCAGAAAAcatgactaacacacacacacagttaactcTTATAATGACTGCATTGTAACCGTCCGCTTAAAGGAATAATTAATTAGCTATTGTAGCCTAGTATAGTAGCCTAGTATAGTAGCCACAATGCAATGTCAACTAAATCAACTACAGTCAGCTAGCTAGACACCACTGGTGTCACCAGTCTTGCCTAGATAGGATATTATAACGTTAGTCTAAAGACTGATTGCGAGGTCGGTAGAGATAGCACTACTGGTGTAaagtttattttcattttaaagCTGTTAAGAAACTCTTCCAACGACACAAGACACATAAAATGGCTTTATTTGAGGTTATGCTAGTCACATAACAGattgctggctagctagctagctaactaactcCATCCATGACTCAGCGGATGAATGACATGGAAAGCTAACGAGACTGCTAACGTTAGAGCTAGCTTGCTAACCAATTTGTTTGAAGTCTTTACTTTTTGTTGTATAACTCCTCCAATGTATGCCATTCTGCCGCCATCTCTGGGGTtgagctgttgctctgttgttGTTTGAGGTACCCGGTGACATCTTTCATTGTTGCGGTCTGTGTGATTTTCTATTCCGATTTTGAGTTGAGACAAATAGCTTTAGCTGTTATCTGTAGCCAAGCGCTTTTAATAAAGACTGCATGGAAGCAAAGGAGCATGGGAGTTGACCTGGACGGAAATAGTTACTAGGTACCGTAGTACTACCGTAAATTCTATAGCAAACAGTCACACACTAGTATTAAGTTGAAACGTTGACGTTCTGTTGAGTTACACaaggacatatatatatatatatatatgaaatatgAAGGTAGTTATATTTACATAGAATAATGGTTTCTGGAAGTACGCCTATATAATGTGTTGCAATAGCTTTATTATCTGTAGGAATTGGTCATCAACTAGAACTCAATTCGGATCTGTCCCACTTTTACAAGTTTGCGTTAGATTTAGATGTTGTCGTCATGACGTTAAAGGAAGACAACAAACAGGGGATCCagtccatagatatatatatatctatgatccAGTCCCCCATACAACTTACTTTTCCCTTCATTTCAGCATATTTGGGAATGGCTGAGTGAATTTACGCCAGAACACCTTTAAATTAGTATTGCCCTGGAATGCAAAGCGTTTAGACGAATTGCTTTCATGTAATACAAACACGCAGTGCCATCCACCAGCTGAATATTGTATGGTCTGCAATGACTTATTTATTGACCTCGACATTGATTCTCAAATGCAGGTTGTGTTTATATCAGAATATTAGGTCAAAAAGAATGATCACACTAAAAGGTAAGCTACTTTGCAGAATAAATTAATTGCTTTCTTTTAAAAAAGCAACACTGAGGATAGGCCTATTATGTGAATTTGACACttcttttgttttttacagACCAACAGAAAAGATACATTTGTTTGGCTCAAAAGAAAATAGGCCGAACAACGAGACTCACGGGATTACAAACCGTAGGCCTACTGTCTGGGTAAATGCAGAAAGACAAGTCATAGTGTTGCACGTCCAGTTAATATTTTCACTCTAAACTCCAGTCTAGAATCTGGACAAAAATATTGTGCAGGCCTATCAGCACTGGATTACACTTTTGCATTCAAACAACAAAAGGGATTACATTGTAAAATGGTGCACCCTTCTGCCTAAGATAGTGGTCCAGAAGCTGTGTATCATTTGAATAGCATCAAATCCAAACAAAATAATAGACTCATCTTCTGCAGTTACTTAGCCAACTCTATCCTACAGGACCTTCTGCCCCAGGTGGATTGGGGTCTGTAGGGTGTACTCCCGAGGTGGTGGTGCAAGCTCCAAACAGCAGACCCTTGAGGACATTGCCAAGTGCATCAAAGGGAGAGAATACAAAAGGATTGTGGTGATGGCTGGAGCAGGGATCAGCACTCCTAGTGGCATTCCAGACTTTAGGTGAAGAGTTTTAGAGATGAGATTGATCTGATGACTGCTGTGTCTTTGGTCATAAACAGTAAATAGTTTACAAATATCCCTACAAATGTATGTTCCACAGGAAAATGTGTTGTTTTCTCCTTCTGTTGACAGATCCCCAGGCAGTGGTCTCTATGACAATCTCCAACAGTACGACCTGCCTTATGCCGAAGCCATATTTGAAATAAATTTTTTCCACCACAAACCTGAACCTTTCTTTGCCCTAGCTAAAGAGCTGTACCCAGGGAATTACCAGCCAAATTTGACTCATTACTTTGTACGTCTTCTTCATGATAAGGGCCAGCTTCTCAGGATGTACACCCAAAATATAGATGGTTTGGAGCGATGTGAGTAGATTAACTTTACTTATAAATCTGACACTTTACACTTACAAAAAATGATTGTCAATAGAATAtgagtttgatttgatttgtatcTCTCACTATCAGTCACGCACtctcgttcccccccccccccccccccctgcttctcTTGTTATGACTTAGTGGCAGGCATTCCTCCTGAGATGCTGGTGGAGGCACATGGCACGTTTGCCTCCGCTACTTGCACTGTTTGTCGCAGTGTGTATAAGGGAGAAGACCTGCGTGTGAGTTGCTCAAACTTTTATGCATATTTAGTCATGAGCAGTACTGGGTATGATTATGAGCTGTTCACTATCAATACATTTTACCAAAGAAATAGGCAGTGTTCTTCTTTTCATTATTATTGACAGAGTGTTTGTATAGAATATCCCATTTTGTGCCCACTTTT harbors:
- the psmd13 gene encoding 26S proteasome non-ATPase regulatory subunit 13 — translated: MKDVTGYLKQQQSNSSTPEMAAEWHTLEELYNKKLWHQLTLKMTDFVKDPCFATGDGLIQLYENFLSDFEHRINPLSLVEIILYVTRRMTDPKEAITFLEKTKEKVKSSDEAVILCKTSIGTLKLEISDLPATKKIIEEVDEMLNNLPGVTSVHGRFYDLSSKYYRIVGNHANYYKDALRYLGCVDIKDLAETEKQERAFTLGLAGLLGEGVYNFGELLMHPVLESLRSTDKQWLIDTLYAFNGGNVEKFQTFKSAWGQQPDLATHEAKLMQKIQLLCVMEMTFTRPANHRQLTFHEISQSAKIPVNEVELLVMKALSVGLIKGNIDEVDQKVQMTWVQPRVLDLQQIKGMKERLDFWCGDVKNMAMLVEQQAHDILT
- the sirt3 gene encoding NAD-dependent protein deacetylase sirtuin-3, mitochondrial isoform X1, translated to MTYLLTSTLILKCRLCLYQNIRSKRMITLKDQQKRYICLAQKKIGRTTRLTGLQTVGLLSGTFCPRWIGVCRVYSRGGGASSKQQTLEDIAKCIKGREYKRIVVMAGAGISTPSGIPDFRSPGSGLYDNLQQYDLPYAEAIFEINFFHHKPEPFFALAKELYPGNYQPNLTHYFVRLLHDKGQLLRMYTQNIDGLERLAGIPPEMLVEAHGTFASATCTVCRSVYKGEDLRPDIMEGNIPQCPTCKGTVKPDIVFFGEELPQNFFKYLKDFPLADLLIIIGTSLEVEPFASLAGAVRRSVPRLLINRDLVGPFAWGTSWPNDVAHLSDVVSGVRALSDALGWTLELETLITAETEKATKSREE